The window GTCCTGTGGTGACCTGTATCACATCGCGTGCATGGCGATGCCCCAAGCACGATTTTCCTTGGCATTCCGCCTTCACCGGGCGAGTCTGGAGGCATGAGGTCGCTCACCGCCAAGGATGTCGAATTGCCCGAAGGCAAGCGCCGCGAACTCGCGTTCGTGGTGCAATTGCTCCGCGACGGGTTCGCCGAGGCGATCGAGGGCAAGCGCGCCGAGCGGTTCAAGGACGGCAAGCTCCTCAAGATCATCCTGTTCGGAAGCTATGCGCGCGGCGACTGGGTCGAGGATCCGGTCGGGCGCTACTTTTCCGACTATGATATCCTCGTCGTTGTCGATCATGAGGATCTGACCGACGTCCCCGAATTCTGGCTCAAGACCGAAGACCGGCTGCTCGATGCGCTGTCCGAGGGCAAGCAACTGCGCACCCCGGTCAGCCTGATCTATCACAGCCTCGACGATGTGAACGAAAAGCTGCGGCTCGGGCGCTACTTCTTCATCGACATATTGCGCGATGGCATTTCGCTCTTTGCGGAGCCAGGTTTTCTGTTCTCAAAACCCGAGCCTTTGTCGCCTGAACAGGCGCTCAAAGAGACGCAGGAGTACTACGAGGAATGGTTCGAGAGCGCCGAGACCTTCCGTAAATCGAGCAAGCTTGTCGCCGATATGGGGCGTCCGAAGGAAGCAGCATTCATGCTGCATCAGGCCGCAGAGCGCTTCTATCAGTGCCTGCTATTGGTGCGCACATTGTATAGTCCGAAGACCCACAATCTGAACCGACTTCGTTCGCAGACTGAGCAAGTTGAACCGCGTCTCAAGACGGTTTGGCCGTCCGAAAACAAGTTCGAACGGCGTTGCTACGACCTGTTGCGAGCCGCCTATGTGAAGGCGCGCTACTCGCGCCAATATCGCATCACCGACGAGGAACTGGCGTGGCTCGGCGAGCGCGTCGAACTGCTCACGAACCTCATTCGCGAGCTGTGTCTGGAGC is drawn from Sphingomonas crocodyli and contains these coding sequences:
- a CDS encoding HEPN domain-containing protein — protein: MRSLTAKDVELPEGKRRELAFVVQLLRDGFAEAIEGKRAERFKDGKLLKIILFGSYARGDWVEDPVGRYFSDYDILVVVDHEDLTDVPEFWLKTEDRLLDALSEGKQLRTPVSLIYHSLDDVNEKLRLGRYFFIDILRDGISLFAEPGFLFSKPEPLSPEQALKETQEYYEEWFESAETFRKSSKLVADMGRPKEAAFMLHQAAERFYQCLLLVRTLYSPKTHNLNRLRSQTEQVEPRLKTVWPSENKFERRCYDLLRAAYVKARYSRQYRITDEELAWLGERVELLTNLIRELCLERIETLEKAA